The Halovulum dunhuangense genome includes the window GACCGCGCCCGGCGGACGGCCCCACGCCGAGACGCAGGCGCTGGATGCCGCGGGCGCGAAGGCAAGCGGCGCCACGGCATATGTCTCGCTGGAGCCCTGCGCCCATCACGGGCTGACACCGCCTTGCGCCGATGCGATGGAACGCGCCGGCATCGCGCGCTGCGTGATCGCGACCGGCGATCCGGACCCGCGCGTGGCGGGCCGCGGCATCGCGCGGCTGCGCGATGCGGGCATCGCGGTAGAGGTCGGGCTGATGGCAGACGAGGCCAGCGCGCTGAACGAGGGCTTCTTCACCCGCATCGCGCGGGGCCGGCCATGGCTGACCCTGAAGCTTGCCAGCAGCCTTGATGGGCGAATCGCGCTTGGATCGGGTGTCAGCCGCTGGATCACCGGGCCAGAGGCGCGGGGGTTCGTCCACGGCCTTCGCGCACGCCACGATGCGGTGATGATCGGCGCCGGCACGGCACGCGCCGACGACCCGACGCTGGATGTGCGCGAAGGGCACCAGACCCCGCGCCAGCCGGTGCGGATCGTGGCCGACAGCACGCTGTCGCTGCCCCTGACCGGACGGCTTGCCGCGACCGCGCGGCACCAACCGCTGTGGCTGCTGCACGGTCCGGGCGTGGCGCGGGACCGCGCACAGGTATTTGGCGACATCGGGGTCGAACTGCTTGGCGTGCCGACCGGAGAGGGCGGCGTTCTCGATCTCGTGGCGGCCATGGGTGCGCTTGGCGCGCGCGGCCTGACCCGGGTGCTCTGCGAGGGCGGCGGTCAGCTTGCCGCGGGGCTGATCCGCAGCGGGCTGGTTGACGAGCTGATCCTCATGACTTCGGGCAAGGTGATCGGCGGGGACGGCATTCCGGCGGTGGCCGCGATGGGTGCCACGGACCTTGGCGCGGTGCCCCGCTTCGTGCCGATCGAACATCGCCAGCTGGGACCGGACCTGATGAGCCGCTGGCGCCCGGCGACCTGATGCGTCAGCGCCGCCAGAGCGGCGCCAGCCCCCGCAGCCGATATTGCAGCGCCGCCACGATCCTGTGCCGGCGCGTGGCCTGC containing:
- the ribD gene encoding bifunctional diaminohydroxyphosphoribosylaminopyrimidine deaminase/5-amino-6-(5-phosphoribosylamino)uracil reductase RibD, whose amino-acid sequence is MARALALAARALGNSWPNPAVGCVIVRDGAVVGEGWTAPGGRPHAETQALDAAGAKASGATAYVSLEPCAHHGLTPPCADAMERAGIARCVIATGDPDPRVAGRGIARLRDAGIAVEVGLMADEASALNEGFFTRIARGRPWLTLKLASSLDGRIALGSGVSRWITGPEARGFVHGLRARHDAVMIGAGTARADDPTLDVREGHQTPRQPVRIVADSTLSLPLTGRLAATARHQPLWLLHGPGVARDRAQVFGDIGVELLGVPTGEGGVLDLVAAMGALGARGLTRVLCEGGGQLAAGLIRSGLVDELILMTSGKVIGGDGIPAVAAMGATDLGAVPRFVPIEHRQLGPDLMSRWRPAT